Part of the Limihaloglobus sulfuriphilus genome is shown below.
AATCAGCTCTATGCAAGCAAATAGCAGATGCCGCCGCCTGTCACCACCGCCTGCCGCGGACCGACAGCCCTGAAAGGGCAGGAAATATGAAAAACACAATTTCAAAATAGCCAATATTTGATATACTTGCCGCAACTGGAGTTTTTATGAAAGGTATTTTATGGCAAGAACAGCGGGCACCGGTTTTCCCGGTCTTGATAAAGTATTATGCAACCTGATGATAGGCGACAATGTCGTCTGGCAGGTTGACAGTGTGGACGACTACCGCCGGTTCGCGGTGCCGTTCGTGGAGGAGTCCCTCGCCCAAAAACGCAGGGTAATCTACATACGTTTCGCCACGCATGAACCGATAATTCCCGACCGGCCCGATGTCGAAAGGCACACCATGAATGCCGCCGAGGGGTTCGAGACGTTCACATCACGCATCCACAATATCATAAAAGATGCCGGCATAGGGGCTTACTACGTTTTTGACTGTCTTTCAGAGCTTCAGGATCCCTGGGCGACGGACCTTATGATCGGCAATTTTTTCAAGGCGACCTGCCCGTATCTCTACGAGCTGGATACTATCGCCTATTTCGGAATCCTCCGCGATTCACATTCGCACGAAACTGTCGCCAAAATCCGCGACACCACCCAGCTGCTGCTGGATCTGCACCACTTCGAGGGCAGCTACTACATACACCCGGTAAAGGTCTGGAACCGCCACTCGCCCACAATGTTTCTGCCGCACAAAAAGGAGGGAGACAATTTCAACGCGGTCACCTCCAGTGTTGACTGCTCGCGGCTGTTTGAACATATCTCCGCCAACACCGCCACTCTGACCCAATCAAGCATTGACTACTTTGACAAGCTCTTTCTCGATGCGCAGGAGCTTCTGGAGAATCCTTCCGCCGCGTCGGAGCAGATCCGCGAAACCAGACAAAAGCTCTGCGAAATCATGATCGGCAGGGAGTCGCGAATCCTCAAGCTGGCGGTTGAGTATTTCTCGCTTGAGCAGCTTTTGACGATAAAATCCCGCCTTATCGGCTCCGGTTATATCGGCGGCAAGGCGGCGGGAATGCTGCTCGCGCAGAACATTCTCCTGCGAAGCGATGATTTCGCATGGTCAGAGTATATCGAGCCGCACGATTCGTATTATATCGGCTCGGATGTCTTTTATACGTATATCGTGGACAACGGCTGCTGGAAACTGCGTATGGATCAGAAAACGCCCGAGGGATACTTCAAACTCGCCGCTGCTCTGCGTGAAGAACTTTTAAACGGCAGATTCCCCAACAGCGTTCGCGACAGTTTTCAGCAGATGATGGATTCGTTCGGCCAGTCTCCGATAATCGTCCGATCCAGCAGTCTGCTGGAAGACTCGTTCGGCAACGCCTTCGCCGGCAAGTATGAGAGTGTATTTCTGGTAAATCAGGGCAGCCCCGAAGAGCGTTTCGCGGCGTTCGAGGCGGCAGTTAAATATATCTACGCCAGTACTATGAGCGATAACGCGCTGAGCTACCGCAAACGCCGCGGCCTTGATCAGGAAGACGAGCAGATGGCAATCCTCGTCCAGAGGGTCTCCGGCTCATACCGCGGCGATTTCTTCTTCCCCGATATGGCGGGCGTTGGAATCTCGTACAACACTTTTGTCTGGAAGCCTCACCTTGACCCTAAGGCCGGTATGCTGCGGCTGGTGACGGGGCTTGGAACCCGGGCGGTTGACCGTGTTGAAGACGACTATCCCAGAATAATCGCTCTCGATGACCCGCTGCTGCGTCCGCAGGCTGATATTGAGGATATCCGCAAATTCTCCCAGCGAAAGGTTGATATTCTCGACTTCCAGACGAACACTCATCGAACGATAAAGGCTAACTCCCTGCTTCACCGCTGCCCCGAGCTGAATATTGATATGATGGCAGAACACGACCTCGAAGCCGAAAAGATGCTGCGGGAGAGAAATATAAAGCCGCAGACTTCATACGTGCTTACGTTCAAAAAACTGCTCAGCGAAACGCAATTTTGCGCCCTTATGCAGAGGATGCTCAAAACCATTGAAAAGGTTTATAACTACCCTGTTGATATGGAATTTACGGTTAATTTCAACGGTCCCAAGAGCTTCAGGGTAAACCTCGTTCAGTGCCGCCCTCTACAGGCAAAAGGCATCGCGGCGAACGTAAAAATACCCGAATCTCTCGAAAAGGATAAAATCCTGTTAGAGACAACCGGCTCCAGCATGGGCGGGAGCATTTCACAGAAAATTGACAAGATAATCTACATACATCCGGCAAAGTTTATCGGCCTGGACAACAGCGAAAAATACACCCTTGCCCGTGAAATCGGCCGCGTAAACCGCCGGCTCGACCGGTCAGACTCGGTAAATATGCTTATGGGCCCGGGCAGATGGGGCACGACCACGCCGAGCCTGGGTGTGCCGGTGAGCTTCTCCGAGATAAACAACACATCGGTGCTGGTTGAGATGGCGTATGAGGGCAGCAACCTCATGCCCGAGCTCTCGTTCGGGACGCACTTTTTCCAGGACCTTGTAGAAACGGGAATCTTTTATCTGGCACTTTTCCCAAAAGCAGAGGGAGTTACCTTCAACCGGCAGCGGCTGCTCTCTGAGCCGAACATCATAAACGAGATTCTCGGCGAGCAGAGCAGATTCGGCGATATAATCCACGTCATAGACTGCACCAAAAACCGGTTAAACTTTATGAGCGATGTTGTCTCACAGCGGGCGGTATGCTTTTTCAACTGATATTCCACAAGCCCTGCAGAGAAATTGAACATAAGTTAATGTATTTGTTTAAATCTGTTGCAGATGGACGGTTTTGAGCAAATTCGTGAATTTGCTCTACCAAAATTAACTTCAAACACGTGCAGAGTTGCACTTTAGCGGCAAATAATCCGATTGACAATCCGGTTATTTGCCGCAATAATACAAATGACCGCAGCAGTAAAAGCTGTTAAAACCAGAATAAAGTTTTATACAGGGCTTTTTAACATGGTGAAGATTACACTTTTAGGGGCCGGCAGTCTTTTTTCACAGCCGCTGGTTACCGATATATTGAACATTGAGGGCCTGGATGAGGGCGTTATAAATCTTGTCGATATTGATAAACGGCGCCTGGATATCAGCACCAATCTGGCAAAGAAGATTGCAGAGCTGACCGGCAGAAAGGGCTGGAAGATCAAATCAAGCGTTGACCGGAGAAGGGTTTTGCCCGATTCAGATTATGTAATCAATTCCATCGAGGTCTCGGGCACAAAATGCGTGCGCTGGGATAACGATATTCCGCTCAAGTACGGTATTGACCAGTGCATCGGCGATACGATCGGCCCCGGCGGCATCATGAAGGCGCTGAGGACTCTGCCTTCGATTCTGGATATACTGGCCGACTGCGAAAAGCTCTGCCCCGATGCCCTGTTTATGAATTATACGAACCCGATGTCAATAATTATGCAGGCGGCACTGCTCTCAAGCCCTATGCAGATGGTCGGGCTGTGCCACTCCGTCCAGGCCACGTCCAAAGCCCTCGCATCGTATCTGGATATACCCTATGAGCAGCTGCTTTACCGCTGCGGAGGCATCAATCATGTTGCGTGGATGACCGAGCTAAAGGCCGAAGGCAAAGACCTCTACCCCGACCTGTTCGCGGCGATGAAGAAGAAAAAAATATACGAGAAAGACCCGGTAAGGTTCGACGTCATGAAACATCTGGGCTATTTTGTAACCGAGTCCAGCGGCCATTTCTCGGAATATGTGCCGTGGTACCGCAAGAGAAAAGAGCTTATCAAGAAATTCTGCCGCGGCGGCTACCTTGGCGGCAGCGGCTTTTACCGCACGCAATGGCCAAAATGGCGCAAACAGCAAGATGAAGATAAGAAGAAAATGCTTGCCGGCACGAAAGAGATACCGCTGCAGCGAGGGCATGAATACGCATCTTATATTATCGAGGCGCACCGTCTTAACAGGCCGTTTACCTGCAATGCAACCGTTGCTAATACCGGCCTGATCGATAATCTGCTCCAGACATGCGTTGCCGAGGTGCCGGTGCTGGTTGACAGACGCGGTTATCTGCCCACCTATTTCGGCCCGCTGCCCGAGCAGCTCGCGGCGGTGTGCAGGTCACATCAGTCTGTGTACCAGTTATGCGCACAGGGAATAATTGAGCAGAACCGTGAGATGATTATTCACGCCATGATGTTCGACCCGCTCAGCGCGGCAGTATGCTCACCCGAAGAGATACGAAAAATGGCGGCAGAGCTGTTCCGGGCAGAGAGAAATTATATACCTAATTGGTGCAGCTGAAATGATAACTGAGATTTCATATTTAAGGAGAACAAACTGATGAAAACGATAAACGCAAAACAGGCCCAAACAATTGAGAACCCGCACAAGGTTGATGTGAGCAAACTTTACGACACTGAAAACGCGCAGGTGATGCATATCACATTAAAGCCGGGCGAGTCGCTGAAGAAACATATCACTCCCGTAGATGTATTCTTTTACGTTCTCGAGGGAGTCGGGGTGGTTGAAATCGGCGATGAGAAACAGCAGGCCGCGGCTGACACGCTGATCGAAAGCCCCGCAAAAATACCCCACTGCTGGCACAACGAAACCGACGCGGTTGTCCGAATATTAGTAGTCAAGGTCCCCCGCCCGACAGAAACCACAAGGCTGTTATAGCTGATCATGCAGTGAAAGCGTTTGGATCAGTTGCAAGAGTTCACACTTTAGTGTGTTTTCAAAGTTTATCCGCGGTGAAGTGACGAGTCGCCGAATTTGTTTCTGATTTTATCAAGCGTTGTATCCAGTCGCAGGCGTTTTTCCTCCGAGCCGTCCTCGAACAGCTCTTTTGCCGGCGGTGTTTCAGAGAGGTTTGAGACGCCGAAGCCCAGCAGGCGGATCGGGCCCTTGCGGGTTTTCTGCCACGTTTCAAACAGCTCAAACGCCGCGCCGCGGAAGGTATCTGTGGCCTGGGAGGCCCGGCCGAGTGTGCGGCTGCGGGTTATGGTCTCAAAGTCGGCATACCTGAATTTCAGGGTGAGTGTCCGTGCAAACATGTTATGCCTTCGCAAAATCGCCGTCACCTCTTCTATCTGAGAGCTGAGTATATCTCTGAGCCTTTCCAATGAGCTGATATCTTTGGCAAAAGTCTCTTCGCTTGAAAAGCTCTTGGGCCTCTCTTCGCTTATAACCGGCCGGTCGTCGATTCCGTTTGCAAGCTGCTGGATCTTCCCGGCCTGGTCGGTTATCGCCGCCAGGTGCACCGCCGGATAATTTCGCAAATCATAAATCGTTTTTATGCCGAACTCCTGGAGCCGTTTTGCCGCCGCCTCACCGATTCCCCATATACGCCTTACCGGCAGCGGGTCAAGAATCGCCTGCTTGTTATCATCTGTGATTACCACCAGTCCGTCCGGCTTTTCCAGATCAGAGGCGAGCTTTGCCAGAAATTTATTCGGAGCCAGGCCCACCGAGGCGGTCAGTCCGGTTTGTTCGCGTATCCGCTCTTTTATCATCACTGCGATTTGACGGGCGGGCCCGAAGAGCTTTTCGCAGCCGGTAATATCCAGGAACGCCTCATCGATAGAGAGCGGCTCGACCTGCGGCGTAAACTCGTGGAAAATCGCGTGAATCCTGCGGGAAATCTCTTTGTACCTTTTCATGCGAACCGGCATTATAACAAGCTCTTTGCACTGCCGCACTGCCCGGCTCATAGGCATGGCACTCCTGATGCCGAAACGCCTCGCCTCGTACGACGCCGCCGCGACAACGCCTCTCTGCTCGGCGAGTGAGCCGACAACTACCGGCCTGCCCCGAAGCTGCGGGTTATCAAGCTGTTCCACAGACGCGTAAAACGCATCCATATCAACGTGTAAAATGTGCCTGACGGGTTTCATGTTCAACCGCTTGCCCGTTAATATTTCACAACAGATCGTTTACCACTCCGACAAGCCTTACTGTACCGGTAAAAATCGGTTATTCTGGTTTCAGCTCCCGCTGCATCAATGCATCCAGTGCCTGCTGAATATTCATGCGGCCGTGGATGATATTATATACAGCGTTTATAATCGGCATATCAACATTGACCTTTTCAGCAAGCTGGCTGACCGACTCACAGGTCGCCACGCCCTCGACAACGCTGTTTGTCGCGGCAAGGGCATCTTTTGCGCTCATTCCCGAGCCGAGCCGCTGGCCGAATGAGCGGTTTCTGCCCTTTGGCGAGATGCAGGTTGTAATCAGATCTCCCACGCCGCTGAGCCCGTAGAAAGTATCGTTTTCCGCTCCGAGCTCTCTGCCCAGCCGGCTGATCTCCACGATTCCTCGGGCGACCAGTGCGGCCTTAGCGTTGTCGCCGAGTTTGAGCCCGTCGATGATACCGGCGGCAATCGCAATGACGTTTTTCAGCGCCCCCGCAAGCTCAACTCCCATCACATCATGATTGTAGTACACGCGGAAGTGCGGCGTGCTGAAGGTCTGCTGAACCCTGCGGGCGAAGACTTCACTGCTGCCCGCGGCACACGCCGAGGCCGGCAGATTCTGCGCCAGCTCATCGGCAATAGTCGGGCCAGAGAGCACGCCGATATCTTCGGTTGATTCAAGTACCTGCCTGATTACCTGTGTCGGCAGAAGCAGCGTTGAGTTTTCAATACCCTTGGCTACTGATACGATGCCCAGGCCGTCAGGATAATGCGGTTTGAGCCGCTTGAATACGCCGCGTACATACTGACACGGCACCGCAGAGAGCACCAGCTCGCAGCCGTTGAAGGCGGCATCGTCTTCATAGCAGAATCTGATCGAATCAAGTATTTTGTAGCCGGGCAGAAAACGCACGTTTTCGCGGTTTTGCTCGAACTGCCGGAGCTGATCCTTGTCGTGGCCCCAGATTTTTACATCAACGCCGTTGGATGCCAAAATCATAGAACAGACCGTCGCCATCGCGCCGTCGCCGATTATTGAAACTGATTTATATGTCTTTGGTGTATCATTCATAATTGCATTAGATGCGAATTTCACTAAAAAGCCGGCCTGCTTTCCGCGAAATCCGCGTTTCTACCTTTTTGTAATTGTTCTCTGTTATTTGACCAGCTCGACGCTTTCCGGCTTCATCGACTGAACGACGGGCAGGGTCTTTTCGCCGAGCCTGACTACAAAGTCAACATAATTATCATTGTAATCCTGCGAGACTATCTCGCTGTTGGCGTGAAGATAGCTCTGGAGTTTTCCGTTTGCCACGCCGATACGGATTCTTGCCGTTACCGACTCGCCGCGGATAAATCCTGTGATTCTCTCGATGACCGGCTCAATCCCCTCGCCTCTCGAAGCGCTGACCGGTATCGCGTCGGGGTGTATCGTGGTCAGGGCCTCCAGAACCGAGATGTTCTTTATAGCGTCTATCTTGTTGAGGATGATCAGCATTTTCTTTTTCTCGCAGCCGATTTCCTTGAGCACCGTGTTGACACTCTTTATCTGCTCGAACACCTCATCCGAGCTGACATCGACAATATGCAGCAGCAGGTCCGCGTTTACCGCCTCGGCCAGTGTCGCTTTGAACGATTCCACAAGCTGGTGCGGCAGATGGCGTACAAACCCGACTGTATCGCTGAGCAGCACCTCTGTTGTGCCGTCGAGCTTCCACTTGCGGGTTCGGGTATCGAGAGTTGCGAAGAGCCTGTCCTCGGCGAAGACCCCTGCATTTGTTACCGCGTTCATAAAGGTGCTTTTGCCGGCATTTGTATAGCCGACAAGACAGGCCTTATAAACGTTCTTGCGCGATTCGATCTGGCGTTCGCGGCGTTTTTCGATCACAGCGAGCTCACGTTTGAGGTCAGTTATCCGCTTATTGACGAGCCGCCGGTCGATTTCGAGCTGTTTCTCGCCGGTACCCCTGGTACCTACGCCGCCTACAGCGCCGGCAGCCGTTCCGCCGCCCGCTCCTGCGACAGAGTCGAGGTGGCTCCACATGCGCGTCAATCTCGGGTAGGTGTACTCAAGCTGGGCAAGTTCTACCTGGAGTTTGGCCTGGCGTGTCTGGGCGGTCGAGGCAAAAATATCAAGAATCAGCTCACTTCTGTCGAGAACCTTAACCTCGAGGATCGCCTCTAATTCGCGTATCTGGTTTGGGGACAGGTCGTTATCGAAAATCACCATGTCGGCCCTGTTTATCTGCACGCGCTGCGCAAGCATCTCGGCCTTGCCCCTGCCAATGTAGGTTGCCGGGTTGATTTCCTTAATTTTCTGCTGAAAGCGGTCAACAATTATTACTTCAGCGGTCTTTGCCAGGCTGGTCAGCTCGGCCAGATCGTCATTGTAATAATCCGCGGTTTTCGGATGCGCCGCGACGAGCACCGCTCTTTCTCCTGCGACTTGTAGCTGATCTCGTATTTTTTCCAATTATTATCGTTTAGAGAAACTCCAGGCGGGTTTCTCAGTTTAAAATCCCGTTATTCTGCTCTTTTC
Proteins encoded:
- a CDS encoding NAD(P)H-dependent glycerol-3-phosphate dehydrogenase, whose protein sequence is MNDTPKTYKSVSIIGDGAMATVCSMILASNGVDVKIWGHDKDQLRQFEQNRENVRFLPGYKILDSIRFCYEDDAAFNGCELVLSAVPCQYVRGVFKRLKPHYPDGLGIVSVAKGIENSTLLLPTQVIRQVLESTEDIGVLSGPTIADELAQNLPASACAAGSSEVFARRVQQTFSTPHFRVYYNHDVMGVELAGALKNVIAIAAGIIDGLKLGDNAKAALVARGIVEISRLGRELGAENDTFYGLSGVGDLITTCISPKGRNRSFGQRLGSGMSAKDALAATNSVVEGVATCESVSQLAEKVNVDMPIINAVYNIIHGRMNIQQALDALMQRELKPE
- the dinB gene encoding DNA polymerase IV; protein product: MKPVRHILHVDMDAFYASVEQLDNPQLRGRPVVVGSLAEQRGVVAAASYEARRFGIRSAMPMSRAVRQCKELVIMPVRMKRYKEISRRIHAIFHEFTPQVEPLSIDEAFLDITGCEKLFGPARQIAVMIKERIREQTGLTASVGLAPNKFLAKLASDLEKPDGLVVITDDNKQAILDPLPVRRIWGIGEAAAKRLQEFGIKTIYDLRNYPAVHLAAITDQAGKIQQLANGIDDRPVISEERPKSFSSEETFAKDISSLERLRDILSSQIEEVTAILRRHNMFARTLTLKFRYADFETITRSRTLGRASQATDTFRGAAFELFETWQKTRKGPIRLLGFGVSNLSETPPAKELFEDGSEEKRLRLDTTLDKIRNKFGDSSLHRG
- a CDS encoding cupin domain-containing protein — translated: MKTINAKQAQTIENPHKVDVSKLYDTENAQVMHITLKPGESLKKHITPVDVFFYVLEGVGVVEIGDEKQQAAADTLIESPAKIPHCWHNETDAVVRILVVKVPRPTETTRLL
- the hflX gene encoding GTPase HflX translates to MEKIRDQLQVAGERAVLVAAHPKTADYYNDDLAELTSLAKTAEVIIVDRFQQKIKEINPATYIGRGKAEMLAQRVQINRADMVIFDNDLSPNQIRELEAILEVKVLDRSELILDIFASTAQTRQAKLQVELAQLEYTYPRLTRMWSHLDSVAGAGGGTAAGAVGGVGTRGTGEKQLEIDRRLVNKRITDLKRELAVIEKRRERQIESRKNVYKACLVGYTNAGKSTFMNAVTNAGVFAEDRLFATLDTRTRKWKLDGTTEVLLSDTVGFVRHLPHQLVESFKATLAEAVNADLLLHIVDVSSDEVFEQIKSVNTVLKEIGCEKKKMLIILNKIDAIKNISVLEALTTIHPDAIPVSASRGEGIEPVIERITGFIRGESVTARIRIGVANGKLQSYLHANSEIVSQDYNDNYVDFVVRLGEKTLPVVQSMKPESVELVK
- a CDS encoding PEP/pyruvate-binding domain-containing protein, which encodes MARTAGTGFPGLDKVLCNLMIGDNVVWQVDSVDDYRRFAVPFVEESLAQKRRVIYIRFATHEPIIPDRPDVERHTMNAAEGFETFTSRIHNIIKDAGIGAYYVFDCLSELQDPWATDLMIGNFFKATCPYLYELDTIAYFGILRDSHSHETVAKIRDTTQLLLDLHHFEGSYYIHPVKVWNRHSPTMFLPHKKEGDNFNAVTSSVDCSRLFEHISANTATLTQSSIDYFDKLFLDAQELLENPSAASEQIRETRQKLCEIMIGRESRILKLAVEYFSLEQLLTIKSRLIGSGYIGGKAAGMLLAQNILLRSDDFAWSEYIEPHDSYYIGSDVFYTYIVDNGCWKLRMDQKTPEGYFKLAAALREELLNGRFPNSVRDSFQQMMDSFGQSPIIVRSSSLLEDSFGNAFAGKYESVFLVNQGSPEERFAAFEAAVKYIYASTMSDNALSYRKRRGLDQEDEQMAILVQRVSGSYRGDFFFPDMAGVGISYNTFVWKPHLDPKAGMLRLVTGLGTRAVDRVEDDYPRIIALDDPLLRPQADIEDIRKFSQRKVDILDFQTNTHRTIKANSLLHRCPELNIDMMAEHDLEAEKMLRERNIKPQTSYVLTFKKLLSETQFCALMQRMLKTIEKVYNYPVDMEFTVNFNGPKSFRVNLVQCRPLQAKGIAANVKIPESLEKDKILLETTGSSMGGSISQKIDKIIYIHPAKFIGLDNSEKYTLAREIGRVNRRLDRSDSVNMLMGPGRWGTTTPSLGVPVSFSEINNTSVLVEMAYEGSNLMPELSFGTHFFQDLVETGIFYLALFPKAEGVTFNRQRLLSEPNIINEILGEQSRFGDIIHVIDCTKNRLNFMSDVVSQRAVCFFN
- the melA gene encoding alpha-galactosidase; the protein is MTAAVKAVKTRIKFYTGLFNMVKITLLGAGSLFSQPLVTDILNIEGLDEGVINLVDIDKRRLDISTNLAKKIAELTGRKGWKIKSSVDRRRVLPDSDYVINSIEVSGTKCVRWDNDIPLKYGIDQCIGDTIGPGGIMKALRTLPSILDILADCEKLCPDALFMNYTNPMSIIMQAALLSSPMQMVGLCHSVQATSKALASYLDIPYEQLLYRCGGINHVAWMTELKAEGKDLYPDLFAAMKKKKIYEKDPVRFDVMKHLGYFVTESSGHFSEYVPWYRKRKELIKKFCRGGYLGGSGFYRTQWPKWRKQQDEDKKKMLAGTKEIPLQRGHEYASYIIEAHRLNRPFTCNATVANTGLIDNLLQTCVAEVPVLVDRRGYLPTYFGPLPEQLAAVCRSHQSVYQLCAQGIIEQNREMIIHAMMFDPLSAAVCSPEEIRKMAAELFRAERNYIPNWCS